In the genome of Piliocolobus tephrosceles isolate RC106 chromosome 20, ASM277652v3, whole genome shotgun sequence, one region contains:
- the PROCR gene encoding endothelial protein C receptor, translating into MLTTLLPILLLSDWAFCSQDASDGLQSLHMLQISYFRDPYHVWYQGNASLGGHLTHVLEGPGTNATILQLQPLQEPESWARMQSGLQSYLLEFHGLVRLVHQERTLAFPLTIRCFLGCELPPEGSRAHVFFEVAVNGSSFLSFRPETALWQADTQVPSKVVTFILQQLNAYNRTRYELREFLEDTCVQYVQKHISTENMKGSQTSRSYTSLVLGVLVGSFIIAGVAVGIFLCTGGRRC; encoded by the exons GCCTCCAAAGCCTTCACATGCTCCAGATCTCCTACTTCCGCGACCCCTATCACGTGTGGTACCAGGGCAACGCGTCGCTGGGGGGACACCTGACGCACGTGCTGGAAGGCCCAGGCACAAACGCCACGATCCTCCAGCTGCAGCCCTTGCAGGAGCCCGAGAGCTGGGCGCGCATGCAGAGTGGCCTGCAGTCCTACCTGCTCGAGTTCCACGGCCTCGTGCGCCTGGTGCACCAGGAGCGGACCTTGGCCT TTCCTCTGACCATCCGCTGCTTCCTGGGCTGTGAGCTGCCTCCCGAGGGCTCTAGAGCCCATGTCTTCTTCGAAGTGGCCGTGAACGGGAGCTCCTTTTTGAGTTTCCGGCCGGAGACAGCCTTGTGGCAGGCAGACACCCAGGTCCCCTCCAAAGTGGTCACCTTCATCTTGCAGCAGCTCAATGCCTACAACCGCACTCGGTATGAACTGCGGGAATTCCTGGAGGACACCTGTGTGCAGTATGTGCAGAAACATATTTCCACGGAAAACATGAAAG GGAGCCAAACAAGCCGCTCCTACACTTCGCTGGTCCTGGGCGTCCTGGTGGGCAGTTTCATCATTGCTGGTGTGGCTGTAGGCATCTTCCTGTGCACAGGTGGACGGCGATGTTGA